The Leptospira sp. WS39.C2 genome contains a region encoding:
- a CDS encoding MotA/TolQ/ExbB proton channel family protein, with protein sequence MQEYVELGEELVFIAMGVASVIALAVFAERLIYYKKTLGKKNEDYLSEVRNSLQEEPEIHWKTDAGEESIYNRFIQFALKQLKLGRKGLDESLEGQILTEKLELEKRLPILNTLGNNAPFIGLLGTVLGVIKAFYGLGTLGSSGAEVVMRSISTALLATAAGLAVAIPVVMANNYFSRKAKVILQNLEILKKELLSYQMNKTKV encoded by the coding sequence AGTTAGTTTTTATTGCAATGGGAGTAGCAAGTGTTATCGCATTAGCTGTGTTTGCCGAAAGACTTATTTACTATAAAAAAACTTTAGGTAAAAAAAACGAAGATTATTTATCTGAAGTTAGAAACTCACTCCAAGAGGAACCTGAAATCCATTGGAAAACTGATGCAGGTGAAGAATCAATTTACAATCGTTTCATCCAATTTGCACTAAAACAATTAAAACTTGGACGAAAAGGTTTAGATGAAAGTCTTGAAGGTCAAATTCTTACTGAAAAATTAGAATTGGAAAAACGACTACCAATCTTAAACACATTGGGTAATAATGCGCCATTCATAGGTCTATTAGGAACAGTGTTGGGTGTAATTAAAGCTTTTTATGGATTGGGAACGTTAGGAAGCTCTGGTGCTGAAGTAGTCATGCGTTCCATTTCAACTGCTCTTCTTGCAACTGCGGCAGGTCTTGCTGTTGCGATACCAGTTGTTATGGCTAACAACTACTTCTCAAGAAAAGCAAAAGTGATATTACAAAACCTAGAAATTTTGAAAAAAGAACTACTCTCTTATCAAATGAATAAGACAAAGGTATAA
- a CDS encoding energy transducer TonB: MNRFIELLVRFKSSIKQNRERVFHICLIASLFLHTATYAGYRISQLRGDEVVEESNFEDVDVSFEEIPPELIGGTSSPAPIEKQEWVEGSNKDKADEPDNSDINPNQLSGNGTDKDGYLFSFNGDKMPTAIIDFDLKEYFPPQAKAANIMEKQVILLVQVNEDGSLQSAKIVSGRTGYGFDEAALKLIKRVRFSPGYVQGQPKKMAHRLPITFSLED; the protein is encoded by the coding sequence ATGAACCGTTTCATTGAACTATTGGTTCGTTTCAAATCTTCTATCAAACAAAATAGAGAACGTGTATTTCACATTTGTTTGATAGCAAGTTTGTTTCTTCATACAGCAACTTATGCTGGATACCGTATCAGCCAACTACGTGGTGACGAAGTGGTTGAAGAATCCAACTTTGAAGATGTTGACGTTAGCTTTGAAGAAATTCCACCTGAATTGATCGGTGGAACATCCTCACCTGCTCCTATTGAAAAACAAGAATGGGTTGAAGGTAGTAACAAAGACAAAGCCGACGAACCAGACAATTCTGATATTAATCCAAATCAATTATCTGGAAATGGAACAGACAAGGATGGATATTTATTTTCGTTTAACGGAGATAAGATGCCTACTGCGATCATTGATTTTGATTTAAAAGAATATTTTCCTCCTCAAGCAAAAGCAGCGAATATTATGGAAAAACAGGTTATCCTACTTGTCCAAGTGAACGAAGATGGTAGTTTACAATCTGCAAAAATTGTTTCTGGACGAACAGGATATGGATTTGATGAAGCAGCTTTAAAGTTAATCAAACGTGTAAGATTTAGCCCAGGTTATGTGCAAGGCCAACCTAAAAAAATGGCACACCGATTACCGATTACTTTTTCACTTGAAGACTAA
- a CDS encoding ExbD/TolR family protein, which translates to MAGASGSQDEEIGSINITPMVDVILVLLVIFMVTANFLKKESLNINLPKVQAADPNVAESVQVAITKTGSILLEGKDTDVTGLVRNLEREAKIRPNMRLTLSADESLPYGKITELMGIIRKAGVTKIALSVKK; encoded by the coding sequence ATGGCTGGAGCATCAGGATCACAAGACGAAGAAATTGGAAGTATAAACATCACACCTATGGTGGATGTGATTTTAGTACTCCTCGTAATCTTTATGGTAACGGCAAACTTCCTAAAAAAAGAAAGTTTGAACATCAATTTACCTAAAGTACAGGCTGCAGATCCGAACGTAGCAGAGTCGGTTCAAGTTGCGATTACTAAAACAGGTTCAATACTATTAGAAGGCAAAGATACAGATGTTACAGGTCTTGTCCGCAACTTAGAAAGAGAAGCTAAAATTAGACCTAACATGCGTTTAACGTTATCTGCAGACGAAAGTTTACCTTATGGAAAAATTACGGAGCTGATGGGAATCATTCGAAAAGCCGGAGTGACAAAAATAGCCCTCAGTGTAAAAAAATGA